One stretch of Armigeres subalbatus isolate Guangzhou_Male chromosome 2, GZ_Asu_2, whole genome shotgun sequence DNA includes these proteins:
- the LOC134211713 gene encoding LOW QUALITY PROTEIN: uridine-cytidine kinase-like 1 (The sequence of the model RefSeq protein was modified relative to this genomic sequence to represent the inferred CDS: inserted 1 base in 1 codon) — translation MVLDNTINQSVSKMSEIIQNAPSSASSDSDSTEQKESMEDPFTPTGMIECDIPKSGEVMTECCPASPTTVPAKSNRSNSSGSQIRSPKPRRQRTTSVNQNTINSNEAIIRSNNRTIYTAGRXPWYNCAGQQVEPFVIGICGGSASGKTTVAQKIIESLDVPWVTLLSMDCFYKILNQKQHEQAIRNEYNFDHPDAFDIELMKDVLQRLKEGRKVEVPVYNFVTHSREIHTKTMYGANVIIFEGILTFHNPEILKMLDMKIFVDTDSDIRLARRLKRDIQQRGRDLEGVLKQYSTMVKPAYSSYIAPTMAHADIIVPRGSSNMVAIQLIVQHVHTQLQLRGFKLRETLAHSYIGQPMPDSLKLLSMTPQVKGLHTFIRNASTPRDEFIFYSKRLIRLVLEYALSLLPFKNVEVDTPQGVPYEGTRMACQKICGVSILRAGETMEQAVSDVCKHIRIGKILIQTNQLTGEPELYYLRLPKDIKDYRVILMDATVATGAAAIMAIRVLLDHDVPEENIMLVSLLMAEIGVHSIAYAFPKVQIVTSALDPEINEKFYVIPGIGNFGDRYFGTEPTDTEILYE, via the exons ATGGTTTTGGATAACaccatcaatcaatcagtctCAAAGATGTCGGAAATAATCCAAAACGCACCAAGTTCCGCCTCATCGGATAG CGACTCAACCGAACAGAAGGAATCGATGGAAGATCCGTTCACGCCTACCGGAATGATAGAGTGTGATATTCCGAAGTCTGGAGAAGTGATGACCGAATGTTGCCCGGCGTCGCCAACAACTGTTCCTGCCAAATCAAACCGTTCGAATTCGTCTGGCTCTCAGATCCGGTCACCAAAACCTCGCCGCCAGCGAACCACATCGGTTAATCAGAATACAATCAACTCGAATGAAGCGATAATAAGGTCCAATAATCGGACAATTTATACAGCAGGCA CCCCGTGGTACAATTGTGCCGGTCAACAAGTTGAACCTTTCGTAATAG GAATATGTGGTGGAAGCGCCTCAGGAAAAACTACCGTTGCACAAAAGATAATCGAGAGCTTGGATGTTCCATGGGTTACACTGTTATCGATGGATTGCTTCTACAAAATCCTCAATCAGAAACAGCACGAGCAGGCCATACGCAATGAGTATAACTTTGATCATCCGGATGCGTTCGATATTGAGCTGATGAAAGATGTTCTGCAGCGCCTCAAAGAAGGCCGCAAGGTTGAAGTTCCAGTTTATAATTTTGTGACTCACTCAAGAGAGATACACACG AAAACCATGTATGGAGCAAACGTAAtcatttttgaaggtattttaacTTTTCACAACCCGGAGATTCTTAAAATGTTGGATATGAAGATCTTCGTCGACACGGATTCAGATATTAGACTAGCGAGACGTCTGAAGCGAGACATCCAACAGCGTGGTCGTGATCTGGAAGGCGTTTTGAAACAATATTCTACCATGGTCAAACCGGCATACAGTAGCTACATCGCCCCCACCATGGCTCATGCAGATATAATTGTGCCAAGAGGTTCCAGCAATATGGTGGCCATCCAGCTTATCGTTCAACATGTTCATACCCAATTACAACTG CGAGGATTCAAATTGCGAGAAACGTTGGCACATTCTTACATTGGACAACCAATGCCGGATTCCTTGAAACTGTTGTCAATGACACCACAA gTCAAAGGTTTACACACCTTCATTCGTAATGCCAGCACACCTAGGGATGAGTTCATATTCTATTCGAAGCGTCTAATCAGACTGGTTTTAGAGTACGCTCTCAGTTTGCTACCGTTTAAGAACGTAGAGGTGGACACTCCACAGGGCGTGCCGTACGAAGGCACAAGGATGGCGTGTCAGAAGATTTGTGGCGTATCCATTCTACGCGCTGGGGAAACGATGGAGCAAGCGGTCAGCGATGTTTGCAAACATATTCGGATTGGAAAAATTCTCATACAAACAAACCAACTCACGGGAGAACCTGAG TTGTACTATTTGCGTCTACCAAAGGACATCAAAGATTATAGGGTCATATTAATGGATGCCACTGTTGCTACTGGTGCTGCAG CTATCATGGCAATACGCGTTTTGCTCGATCACGATGTACCAGAGGAAAATATCATGCTAGTCTCTTTACTGATGGCCGAAATCGGCGTGCATTCTATAGCTTACGCGTTTCCTAAAGTGCAAATCGTCACGTCTGCCTTAGATCCAGAAATAAATGAAAAGTTTTATGTCATCCCCGGTATTGGAAATTTCGGTGACAGATACTTCGGTACGGAACCAACTGATACAGAAATTTTATATGAATAA